A genomic segment from Nicotiana sylvestris chromosome 1, ASM39365v2, whole genome shotgun sequence encodes:
- the LOC104249824 gene encoding polyprenal reductase 2 — MELGLVTLLRAAWIAATLPIVIALIPSSKLRSFQQFLLGFAKRGKIMQSSSNKLSVPQKLFIHFYVLAFVWTTLLLAATWLYAYSTTPKISEPLLFSSITSHLTGGSRIFSLQGSHTSKEHRSKIGLSVFLLLLMEAQILRRLFESIYVFKYSPYARMHIFGYLTGLFFYTAAPLSLCCNYAREVYKFGLSLIQEFIVKGKDRMLATEVDWWRFLNPLVQLRWYTWIGAAIFCWGWIHQCRCHAILGSLRENREHSDDYVVPDGDWFQYVSSPHYLAEIVIYAGFVVASGCSDLTICLLWGFVVANLVLAAAETHRWYLHKFDNYPRNRFAIFPFVY, encoded by the exons ATGGAGTTAGGGCTGGTCACCCTGCTAAGAGCTGCATGGATTGCTGCAACTTTGCCAATTGTTATTGCTTTGATTCCTTCCTCAAAGCTTAGGTCTTTTCAACAGTTCTTGTTGGGTTTTGCTAAGCGTGGCAAGATTATGCAGTCTTCCTCAAAT AAACTCTCTGTTCCACAGAAACTCTTCATTCACTTCTATGTTTTAGCTTTTGTTTGGACAACACTTCTGTTAGCTGCAACGTGGCTTTATGCGTATAGTACAACGCCAAAGATCTCAGAACCATTGCTTTTTTCTAGTATTACTAGCCACTTGACTGGAGGATCACGTATCTTCTCTTTACAAGGATCCCATACATCAAAGGAACATAGAAGCAAGATTGGTTTATCAGTCTTTCTGCTTTTATTAATGGAAGCTCAAATACTTCGACGCCTCTTTGAGTCAATATACGTGTTTAAATATAGTCCTTATGCCAGGATGCACATTTTCGGCTATCTCACAGGTTTATT CTTCTATACAGCAGCTCCCCTCTCTCTTTGCTGCAACTATGCTAGAGAGGTGTACAAGTTCGGGTTGAGTTTGATTCAAGAGTTTATTGTTAAAGGAAAAGATAGGATGCTAGCAACTGAGGTTGATTGGTGGAGATTTTTGAATCCTCTCGTGCAACTAAGATGGTACACATGGATTGGTGCAGCGATTTTCTGTTGGGGTTGGATTCATCAATGCCGGTGTCATGCAATTCTT GGGTCATTGAGGGAGAACAGAGAACACAGTGATGATTATGTAGTCCCTGATGGTGATTGGTTTCAATATGTTTCATCTCCTCACTATTTGGCTGAGATT GTTATATATGCTGGCTTCGTGGTTGCTAGTGGATGTTCAGACCTTACGATATGCCTACTCTGGGGATTTGTG GTGGCAAATCTTGTTTTAGCAGCAGCTGAAACACATAGATGGTATCTGCATAAGTTTGACAACTATCCTAGGAATCGTTTTGCTATTTTCCCATTTGTTTATTAA
- the LOC138877867 gene encoding uncharacterized protein, with amino-acid sequence MERAPKRRRVIPQTADAVIELEDSQAGSSSQPQLMSNSASSKASLWPNIFAFDLMVKNKLEKAIEAAQTKKKGIPKPSFVARSFVNIRAPAAAAVKPNSFRLSPEVYECRKSNHFCYRCGESKPLPESVEIEEEQPCTYLIIEGELEQEVIVAMCMNVLTGDNRGVNTILVRSTIRNRKLTLLIDSGITHCFIDVITVKEIGYQARHCPHVRMTVADGNYVMCTSICIGYQWKMQGRPFQEDLLIIPLKGCDMVIGNDWKKKHNPTNFDHEKMCVTIGKKEPKSLPSVRTLDHTIPLKPGAIASQSEALQHSQSPFSSPTLLVKKKYRTWRFYVDYRGLNDITVKDKYPIPIVDYILDELSGSVIFSKNEETNLAFTTLKRTTSSTPVLALPDYTKEFIVETDASQSGIGAVLMQKGRPVAYFSKEIAHSYEGDTKATELISQAAMTLQGPNIWHYTSSILRRKEKIYICTSGGLKTQLISIFHDSLNKDDNTTYPGLLPPLPIPNQSWSHISMDFREGLPKSKNKEVILVVVDRMTKYAHFIAFSHSYTTTTIADVFWKKIHCLHGTPESIVTDKDKSDSQTERVNKCLENYLRCMTASRPIQWKQWLTVEWWYNTNFHTSLQCTPFEALYGYSPPQLSLGPLLETMVQATEDTMMRRQQMQQLLKDNLTKAQERMKYYADKRRSDREFQVGDMVYLKLQPYRQTSLALRRNLKLRSKYYGPYKILARIDSFAYKLDLSPEFKVHPMFHVSLLKKKIGDRVVVQTTLPITGKDGQFLVKPVAILQRQLIKMNNAVVVRVLVQWSNLPLKDTTWEDYQFIKAKFPNFGSNP; translated from the exons GAGAAGGCAATAGAAGCTGCTCAAACGAAGAAGAAGGGCATTCCAAAGCCCTCATTTGTGGCTAGAAGCTTTGTTAACATAAGGGCACCTGCTGCAGCTGCAGTAAAACCAAACTCTTTCAGGCTTAGTCCTGAAGTTTATGAATGCAGGAAAAGCAACCATTTTTGTTATAGGTGTGGTGAat CAAAACCACTTCCTGAGAGTGTTGAGATAGAAGAAGAACAACCATGTACATACTTGATTATTGAAGGAGAGCTGGAGCAAGAAGTCATTGTAGCTATGTGCATGAATGTTCTAACAGGTGACAATAGAGGAGTCAACACCATATTAGTTAGAAGTACCATAAGGAACAGGAAACTAACATTGCTAATTGATTCTGGCATCACTCATTGTTTCATTGATGTTATCACAGTCAAAGAGATAGGATACCAAGCTAGGCATTGCCCACACGTGAGAATGACAGTGGCTGATGGGAATTATGTCATGTGCACTTCTATTTGCATAGGATATCAGTGGAAAATGCAAGGTAGACCCTTTCAGGAAGACTTACTAATCATTCCACTTAAAGGCTGTGACATGGTGATAGGTAATGATTGGAAGAAGAAGCATAATCCCACTAATTTTGACCATGAAAAGATGTGTGTTACCATTGGCAAGAAAG AACCTAAATCTCTGCCTTCTGTCAGGACCTTAGATCACACCATTCCTTTGAAACCTGGAGCAATTGCCAGTCAGTCTGAGGCCTTACAG CATAGTCAATCACCATTCTCATCACCAACACTGCTTGTCAAAAAGAAGTATAGAACCTGGAGGTTTTATGTAGATTATAGGGGATTGAATGACATCACAGTGAAGGATAAGTATCCTATACCTATTGTGGATTACATCCTAGATGAGCTGAGTGGATCTGTGATCTTTTCCAAG AATGAAGAAACTAACTTAGCCTTTACAACCCTTAAGAGAACTACGTCTTCTACACCAGTGTTGGCCTTACCTGACTACACTAAGGAGTTCATAGTTGAGACAGATGCTAGTCAAAGTGGCATTGGGGCTGTCCTAATGCAAAAAGGTAGACCAGTAGCCTATTTTAGCAAG GAGATAGCACACAGTTATGAAGGAGACACTAAAGCTACAGAATTGATCAGTCAGGCAGCAATGACTCTACAAGGACCTAACATCTGGCACTATACTTCCAGCATActcagaagaaaagaaaagatctACATTTGTACTAGTGGTGGTCTCAAAACTCAGTTGATCTCCATATTCCATGACTCTCTT AATAAGGATGACAACACGACATATCCTGGACTATTGCCGCCTCTTCCCATTCCAAACCAATCTTGGAGCCACATTAGTATGGACTTCAGAGAAGGTTTGCCAAAGTCCAAGAACAAAGAAGTGATCCTTGTAGTGGTTGATAGAATGACCAAGTATGCACATTTCATAGCCTTTTCACATtcttatacaacaacaacaatagctgATGTGTTCTGGAAGAAAATACACTGCTTACATGGCACTCCTGAGTCCATTGTAACTGACAAAGATAAG AGTGATAGTCAAACTGAAAGGGTTAATAAGTGTTTAGAGAATTATCTCAGGTGCATGACTGCTAGTAGACCAATACAATGGAAGCAGTGGCTTACTGTTGAGTGGTGGTATAATACCAACTTCCATACCAGCCTGCAATGTACTCCTTTTGAGGCCTTGTATGGTTACTCACCCCCTCAGCTATCCCTAGGGCCCTTATTGGAGACAATGGTGCAAGCAACTGAAGATACAATGATGAGAAGACAACAAATGCAACAGTTGTTGAAAGACAACCTCACTAAAGCTCAGGAGAGAATGAAATACTATGCTGATAAAAGAAGATCAGATAGAGAGTTCCAAGTGGGAGATATGGTCTATTTGAAACTACAACCTTATAGGCAAACCTCCCTTGCATTGAGAAGAAACTTAAAGTTGCGTTCTAAATATTATGGACCCTATAAGATTCTTGCCAGAATTGATAGTTTTGCTTACAAATTAGATCTTTCCCCTGAATTTAAGGTCCACCCTATGTTTCATGTCTCTCTACTCAAGAAAAAGATAGGTGATAGAGTGGTAGTGCAGACCACTCTGCCTATCACCGGTAAAGATGGTCAGTTCTTGGTAAAGCCAGTTGCTATTCTGCAAAGGCAATTGATAAAGATGAACAATGCTGTTGTGGTTAGAGTGCTGGTACAATGGTCCAATCTACCTCTGAAAGATACCACATGGGAAGATTATCAGTTCATCAAAGCTAAATTTCCAAACTTCGGCTCTAATCCTTGA